CCCATTCTTGGGCAGCTAAAGCTGATTGCCGAACCTTGGGATCTCGCCAACAACGGTTACCAACTAGGGCAATTTCCACCGCCTTTTGCCCAGTGGAATGACCAATTTCGCAATGATTGCCGCCGTGCTGTTTTGTATCGAGATATTCCTATCGGAACGTTGGCAAGCCGCTTAGCAGGTTCGCGGGATGACTTTTCACAAAATAATCCCCCTAGTTTTGTTTCAATTAACCACATCACCGCACACGATGGCTTTACGCTGCGAGATTTGGTTAGTTTTAATCACAAACATAACCACAGCAACGGGGAAAATAACCAAGATGGTAACGACCACAACAACAGCCATAATCATGGCTTTGAAGGATTAAACGCCGCTAAAAAGATAATATCGGAACGTCAACAGAGCCAGCGCCATTTATTAAGCTTACTTTTACTCTCACTAGGCACACCGATGCTGCGCGCGGGGGATGAACTGGGGCATAGCCAACAAGGAAATAATAACCCTTATTGCCAAGATAACCCGATAAGCTGGCTTAACTGGCTGGAAGCGGATAGTGCTCTCATGGCATTTACGGCACAACTTACCGCTTTGCGTCAGCAGATCCCTGCACTCACTTCGGGGCAATGGTGGCATTCACAACCCCCCAATAAAACAGTTGAGTGGCTAAATGCCCAAAGCTCCCCCATAACCCTTGAACAATGGCAGCAATCATGCCCCATGCAAGTGTTACTTTCCGGTCAATGGCTATTATTGATTAACTTTACTGAGCAAGCCCATTCGCTCACGCTTCCCGAGGGAAATTGGCACCCTGTCCCGCCTTTTTATTGCCATTTACTTCGCGCTATTCCTCCAAAAATCTTCGTGGTAATGCAGCGCCACGACTTTTCGCAAAGTGATCATTAAGGAATTGATATGACTGAGAAAATGCCTTTTTACACCTACCCAAATCCCATTTCAAGGCAACTATTAGCCAAAGAGCTTCCAAGTAATACGGTGGCGCTTATTTTGGCAGGTGGCAAAGGATCTCGTCTCAAAGCCCTGACTCAGAAGCAGCCAAAACCCTCACTCCACTTTGGCGGGAAATTTCGAATTATTGATTTCACCTTATCTAACTGTATTAATTCAGGTATTTATCGTGTTGGTATACTCACCCAATACTATTCCCATCATTTAATCCAACATATCCAGCACAGTTGGTCATTTCTTAATGGCAAATCCAATGAATTTATTGAAATTTTTCCTGCTCAACAGAAACTGGATGCCGAAGATTGGTACCAAGGTACCGCCGATGCCATCTTTCAAAATCTCGATGTTATTAGCCAATATCAAGCCAAATACATCATTGTGTTAGCCGGGGATCATATCTACAAAATGGATTATTCCCGCATGTTACTCGACCATGTTGAGAAAGGGAGCCAATGCACGGTGGCCTGCATTGAAGTGCCCTGTAACCAAGCTTCCGAACTTGGCATTATGGACATTAACGATGATGAACAAATTATTAATTTTATTGAAAAGCCCCTATTTCCCCCATCGATGCCAGGAAAGCCTTATGTCGCATTAGCCAGTATGGGCGTTTATGTTTTTGATGCCCAATACCTCTACCAATTACTCGCTGAAGAGCAGCAACAGCAGAACACACAACATGATTTTGGTAAGAATTTAATCCCTAAAGCGGTGCAACAAGGCAAGGCTTGGGCACACCCGTTTAGCCGCTCCTGCGTCTATTCTGATTTTAATATGGGCACATCCCCCTACTGGCGAGATGTGGGTACCATTGATGCCTACTGGAATGCGAATATTGATTTAGTTGCAGCGAAGCCCGCACTGGATATGTATGATCCCCAGTGGTCGATTCGGACGGGTCACTCCCCATTGGCACCAGCTCGGTTTATTCAAGGTGAGTCGCTGCAATCCCCCCAAATTACCAACACATTGATTAATGCAGGCTCCATCGTCGAAGACGCCAAAATTGCTAACTCCGTGATTTTCCAAAATGTCCGCGTGAATGCTCACAGCCAACTCGATGCCTGTGTGATCCTCCCTGATGTCTCTATTGGATATGCCTGCCGCTTACAACGCTGCATTATCGATAGCGGCTGTGTGTTACCCAATAAACTGGTTATTGGTGAAGATCCACAATGGGATGCCCAACATTTCTATCGTTCTGAAGGTGGCGTCGTCCTTGTCACTCAAAAAATGCTCGATAGCC
The Providencia alcalifaciens DNA segment above includes these coding regions:
- the glgC gene encoding glucose-1-phosphate adenylyltransferase produces the protein MTEKMPFYTYPNPISRQLLAKELPSNTVALILAGGKGSRLKALTQKQPKPSLHFGGKFRIIDFTLSNCINSGIYRVGILTQYYSHHLIQHIQHSWSFLNGKSNEFIEIFPAQQKLDAEDWYQGTADAIFQNLDVISQYQAKYIIVLAGDHIYKMDYSRMLLDHVEKGSQCTVACIEVPCNQASELGIMDINDDEQIINFIEKPLFPPSMPGKPYVALASMGVYVFDAQYLYQLLAEEQQQQNTQHDFGKNLIPKAVQQGKAWAHPFSRSCVYSDFNMGTSPYWRDVGTIDAYWNANIDLVAAKPALDMYDPQWSIRTGHSPLAPARFIQGESLQSPQITNTLINAGSIVEDAKIANSVIFQNVRVNAHSQLDACVILPDVSIGYACRLQRCIIDSGCVLPNKLVIGEDPQWDAQHFYRSEGGVVLVTQKMLDSLAA